Part of the Clostridia bacterium genome is shown below.
CTTAATGGTATTGACGTCCTTGACCGTTACGCCGAACACCGTTTCAACGGCTTTTTTTATCTCGACCTTGTTGGCGTTTACGTCAACGTAGAAAGTATATTTCTTATCGGCAATACCCATCATGGACTCCTCGGAGATTACGGGCTTAATGATTACATCGTATACGTTTTTCATTATGCGTACACCTCCTCAAGTTTTGCAAGCGCCGCTTTCGTAAGTATAAGCTTGTTGTGAAGCAGCACGCTGTAAGTGTTTATGTTGGAAGCCATGCTCGTGGAAACGCCGGGGATGTTCTTTGCCGAACGAACGAGCTTGTCGTTTGTTCCATCGGTAACGATGAGCGCCTTCTTGTCAACTCCGAAAGCCTTGAGCATTGCAACAACGCTCTTAGTCTTGTATTCCTCCAGCGTGATATCGTCTATTACGATAACGTCGCCCGATGCGGCTCTCGACGAAAGCGCGCTGTAAAGCGCCGTCTTTCTCAATTTCTTGTTTACTCTGAAGCGATAGCTTCTCGGCTTGGGCGCGAATACCACGCCGCCGTGAGTCCACTGAGGAGCGCGGGTGGAACCCTGTCTTGCGCGGCCGGTGCCCTTCTGGCGCCACGGCTTCTTGCCGCCGCCGGCAACCTCGCCGCGGGTAAGAGCGCTCTGTGTGCCCTGACGCTGTGCAGCAAGGTAATTTCTTACCATCATGTGCATGGCGGGAACGTTTACTTCGGAGCCGAAAAGAAGTTCGTTTAATTCAACTTCACCTATTTGCTCCGCTTTCATATTATATAAAGCAACCTTAGGCATTAAATTTTCCTCCTTCCCTTAATCTCGGCTCAGACACCGGCCTTGACGGAATTCTTAACATAAACAAGTCCGCCCTTAGGTCCGGGGATAGCGCCCTTGATAACAAGTATGTTGTTCTCGGCATCTACCTTTACTATGTCAAGGTTCTGAACAGTTACCTGCTCAGCGCCCATGTGTCCTGCCATCTTCTTGCCTTTGAAAATTCTGCTCGGGTCAGAGTTTGCGCCCACCGAACCTACCGAACGGTGAACGGGGCCCGTACCGTGCGTCGCACGGAGCTTTGCGTTGCCGTATCTCTTTACAACGCCGGCATAGCCTTTACCTTTGGAAATGCCCGTTACGTCTACCTTGTCGCCTTCTGCGAAAACGTCGGCCTTTATAACGTCGCCCACGTTCATGTCGGCGGTGTTCTCAAGCCTGAATTCTTTTAAGTGACGCTTTAAAGGTGCGCCTGCCTTTGCGAAGTGACCCTTCTGGGGCTTGTTTGCCTTTCTCTCGGGGATGTCCTCGAAGCCGAGCTGTACGCTTTCGTAGCCGTCGTTTTCAAGGTCCTTCTTCTGTACTACCACGCAGGGACCCGCCGAAACCACGGTAACGGGGATCACTCTGCCGTCCTCGGCAAAGAGCTGCGTCATGCCGATTTTCTTGCCGATAATTGCCTTTTTCAATTTTCTTACCTCCGTATTAGTTATTGGTTGGCTTTTTGCCAACTTGACTTTGACCTGTCCGCTTTTTGTAAAAGCAGCATGTAAGCTTTATAAGGGGGATATCAGTCCTCTATCAGTCTAGAGCGTAACATCCGAAATTAAAGCTTTATGTCTATTTCTACGCCTGCGGGAAGGTCGAGGCTCATAAGCGCTTCAACGGTCTTTGCCGTCGGCTTTATGATATCGATAAGTCTTTTGTGGGTTCTAAGCTCGAACTGCTCGCGCGAATCCTTGTACTTGTGTACTGCGCGAAGGATCGTTATTATCTCCTTTTTAGTGGGGAGCGGCACGGGGCCCGAAATGCTTGCACCCGTTCTTTTTGCCGTTTCAACGATCTTTTCACAAGACTGGTCGATAAGCAAATGATCATACGCCTTGAGTCTTATTCTGATTTTTTCCTGTGCCATTTTTTCCTCCTTGAAAATCGTACGTTTGTTTTGTTCGTACGACGGTAAAACTCACTGCACACTTATCCGGGTGTTTCTTCTTTTTACATAAACAAACCGGAAATTTGCTCTCTGCCGCCTGCGTAAAACCGCAATTTCACACAAGGGCGCAAATATTCCGGGGAATGTTCGAAAAACGAATCGCCATACCAGCGGGCGCATATGCCCTTGGGCATAAGTCCATAATATGCACAGTAATTTTTACGTCGCCCGGTTTAAAATCGGACATACTCCGCGGAAATTTCCTGCCGCAAGGGCAGCTACCTCCCGCATCATCGCTTGTCATGCCTAATTAGTATACTATACGGTGCCTTAAAAAGCAAGCCTTTTTTATGTAAAATTATAATTTTATTTTACAAAATTATTCTCAAAAAAGGCCTGTTTTTAATATATTCTCACAAAACATCTTTTCATTGCCTCGTCTGACGTGATATAATTATATCATATCACGATATCCGTCTGTCAGGGACAAATCATCATACGTCTGCCAAATGCGGGCTTCGGCCTGACTTGCGGCTTCCTTTTCGGCGTTCTCCCTTGCCAGCTTGGGTATAGTGTTGTTAGCAAGCAGGATAAGCAGTACTATTACTATTGCCCATATCCACCAATACTTTGGATTGGGACCTCTTCTTTTTCTCGGTCTCATGGTATCACCTTCCGAAAAAGAAGTATATCATATCAAAACGGCGCTGTCCATTGCGTATTTTACTAATTTGGAATGAGAGGTATTATATAATGAAGAAAGAATTCATAAAAGGCAAAAACGGCTACGATATTCCCTGCCTTCACAACATTTCGGGAAGCGACAGACTTGTCGTAATAATCATACATGAGTTTCGCAGCTTGAAATATACTCCAACTACTGCCGCAATTATACCCGCACTTGAAAACGAAGGCATATCATCTATCTGCTTTGACTTTCCCGGTCATGATGAAAGCCCCGTTGACGGCGAAAAGTTTTTGATGGGCAACTGTCTCGACGACCTTGCATCGGTTGAAGAGCATGTGCGCGCGATTTCGCCGGATGCTGAGATAGCATATTTTGCGTCGAGCTTCGGCGCATATACGCTGCTTCTTCATTTTGCAATGAGAAAGCCTTTAGGCCGCCGCGCTTTTTTAAGATGCGCCGCAGTCGATATGGCAAAGGTTATCGAGAGAGCCGCCGCGCCGGATGCTTTTCGTACGCTTAATGAGCAGGGGTACGTCGTTTTGGATAAAGGGCCGCTTCGCCCGCTCAAAATGATGAAGCAGCTCTACGAGGAATTCAAAGAATACCGTCCCATAAATCTTCTTAAAAAAGGACAGGGCGACTTCGTTATGATCCATGGCG
Proteins encoded:
- the rpsJ gene encoding 30S ribosomal protein S10, whose translation is MAQEKIRIRLKAYDHLLIDQSCEKIVETAKRTGASISGPVPLPTKKEIITILRAVHKYKDSREQFELRTHKRLIDIIKPTAKTVEALMSLDLPAGVEIDIKL
- the rplD gene encoding 50S ribosomal protein L4, producing the protein MPKVALYNMKAEQIGEVELNELLFGSEVNVPAMHMMVRNYLAAQRQGTQSALTRGEVAGGGKKPWRQKGTGRARQGSTRAPQWTHGGVVFAPKPRSYRFRVNKKLRKTALYSALSSRAASGDVIVIDDITLEEYKTKSVVAMLKAFGVDKKALIVTDGTNDKLVRSAKNIPGVSTSMASNINTYSVLLHNKLILTKAALAKLEEVYA
- the rplW gene encoding 50S ribosomal protein L23; translated protein: MKNVYDVIIKPVISEESMMGIADKKYTFYVDVNANKVEIKKAVETVFGVTVKDVNTIKVWGKEKRQGRFVGYRPDRKKAIVKLTENSKPIEFFESMM
- the rplC gene encoding 50S ribosomal protein L3, whose product is MKKAIIGKKIGMTQLFAEDGRVIPVTVVSAGPCVVVQKKDLENDGYESVQLGFEDIPERKANKPQKGHFAKAGAPLKRHLKEFRLENTADMNVGDVIKADVFAEGDKVDVTGISKGKGYAGVVKRYGNAKLRATHGTGPVHRSVGSVGANSDPSRIFKGKKMAGHMGAEQVTVQNLDIVKVDAENNILVIKGAIPGPKGGLVYVKNSVKAGV
- a CDS encoding alpha/beta hydrolase, encoding MKKEFIKGKNGYDIPCLHNISGSDRLVVIIIHEFRSLKYTPTTAAIIPALENEGISSICFDFPGHDESPVDGEKFLMGNCLDDLASVEEHVRAISPDAEIAYFASSFGAYTLLLHFAMRKPLGRRAFLRCAAVDMAKVIERAAAPDAFRTLNEQGYVVLDKGPLRPLKMMKQLYEEFKEYRPINLLKKGQGDFVMIHGAKDKNVPLEWVSEFSNALDIPLIIIEDTDHFMFKPASAMITVVDEAVKFFKRS